The following proteins are encoded in a genomic region of Arthrobacter jiangjiafuii:
- a CDS encoding DUF485 domain-containing protein: protein MATQEPQGTGAHAAPPVDFTEVQKSPELQELRKRQRSFIFPMAVVFLLWYFAYVLLADYAHDFMSTQVWGNINIGLILGLLQFVSTFGITMWYVSYANRRMDPIAAGLREKLEAKGVRRPEESK, encoded by the coding sequence ATGGCAACACAAGAGCCGCAAGGAACCGGTGCGCATGCTGCGCCGCCGGTCGACTTCACCGAAGTCCAAAAATCACCCGAGCTGCAGGAGCTGCGCAAGCGGCAGCGCAGCTTCATTTTCCCGATGGCCGTGGTGTTCCTGCTGTGGTACTTCGCCTATGTTCTCCTGGCCGACTACGCCCACGACTTCATGTCCACCCAGGTCTGGGGCAACATCAACATCGGGCTGATCCTGGGACTGCTGCAGTTCGTCAGCACCTTCGGAATCACCATGTGGTACGTCAGCTACGCCAACCGTCGAATGGATCCCATCGCTGCGGGCCTGCGCGAGAAACTTGAGGCCAAGGGCGTCCGGCGTCCGGAGGAGAGCAAATGA